GCTCGGTGAGCACCGCGTCCCAGTGGCGGACGAAGGGCGTGCCGGCCAGCCGCGCGCGCAGGCGATGCGCACTCGACCGCGACATCCCCGCCGCCCGCGCGGCCTGCGACACGCAGCCGCTGTCGAGCAACGCGGTCAGAAAAAATCCGCTGCCGCGCCGGCGTCCAGCGGGCGCGTTCGGGGCGGGGTGGGGCGGGCGGTGGCGCTACGGGCGCGGGCGGTGTCTGGTCCATCGACCAGCGTAGATCAGACAAATTCCAACATTTGAAGGGGGCAAACCGCCCGTGCCCCGGCGCCGTTGCGAGCCCTGGGGTTTCGTGGGGGTGGGGGCTTGCGCCGGCAACCCCTCCGACCAGCGCCGGAGAGCGATATGAGGCGGGTCGTCGGCTCGCGTGGGTTCAGCCTTCGGACAATCGCATCGCGACGTCGCACCGCGCATAGGTCGCGCCGTAGCGCGCGCGGATCTCGGCATCATGGACGAAGCCGGCGCGCTCATAGAGGTGGATCGCCGCCGCGCAGGCGCTGTTGGTGAGCAGATAGAGCATGGTGAGATCGGGCAGCGCCCGGGCCCGCGCGATCAACGCGTCGAGCAGGACCGCCCCGGCGCCCGAGCCGCGGACGTCGGCGCGCACGCCCATCTTGGTCAGCTCATACGCACCCCCGCCGGTCGGCATCAGTGCACCCGCGCCAATGACGCCGTGATCCGGAATGCGCGACGAACAGGATGACCCCGCCCCGGTCGATGATCGCCTCGCGCGGGTGCGACAGCACATGCTCGTCATGCGGTTCGAGCGTGAACATGTCGGCGATCCACGCCGTGTTGATGTCGCGGAACGCGGGCGCGAGGGCGTCGGTATAGGGCAGGATGGTGAGCATGGGCGACGTCGTAGCGCGCTCGGCCTCGCCTGTCCCGCGCCGGCGTCAGCCCGCCGAAGCGCCGCCCGGCGCGGGGCCGATCAGGTCCCACAGATTGCCGTAGAGGTCCGCAAACACCGCGACGCGGCCATAGGGCTGGTCGACCGGCGGCCGGACCCACGTCACGCCCGCGGCGGTGAAACGGGCATGGTCGCGGTCGAAATCGTCGGTGGCAAGGAAGACGGCGACCCGCCCCTGTCTGATCCCCGACCCGCGCGCCTGCTCGGGCGTCGCGGCACGGGCAAGCAGGATGGTGGTTGCGTGCGGGCCGGCGCCGGGCGGGCGGATGACGACCCAGCGTTTGTCCTGCTCGGGCTGTGCGCTGTCTTCGACGAGGTTGAAGCCGAGCTTGCCGACGTAGAAGGCGAGGGCTTCATCATAGTCGCGGACGACCAGGTTGATGTGGGCGAGGTGGGGCACGGCGCCCACATTGACGTTGGACAAGGAATTGTCCATATAAAGTGCATGCACGCCGTCAGCTATTCCGAAGCCCGCGAGAATCTGAAGTCGATGATCGACAAGGTCGTCGCCGACCGCGCCCCCCTCGCCATCACCCGCCCAGCGCGGACAGGAGGGGGCAGTGCTGATTTCGGCGAGCGAATGGGCTTCGATTGAAGAGACGCTTTATCTGCTGCGCTCGCCAAAGAATGCAGAGCGATTGCTGGAGAGCATCCGCGAGCTTGAGGCGGGCGGCGGCGAGGAGCATGAGCTGATCCGCCGTGAACGTCCGGTTCTCGTCGCGATCCTGGGCCGAATATCTCGACATGCAGTCTGACGCGAAGCTGTTCGCGAAGATCAATGCGTTGATCGAAGAATGCCGCAGGCATCCGTTCAAGGGCACGGGCAAGCCCGAACCGCTCGGCGGCAACCTGTCAGGCTGGTGGTCGCGCCGGATCAGCCACGAGCATCGGTTGGTGTACCGGGTGGCTGGCAGCGGAGTCGAGCAGGTGCTGCAGGTGGCGCAGTGCCGGTATCATTATTGATTCGAGCCTAGCCACGCATCATTGATGGTTAAGCGAATATCTGTATGGGCCCGTCACGAGTTTGGAGTGACGACATGCTGGCAACCATAGGCTACGAGCGATCCACGCTTCCAGATTTTATCGCGACCTTGCGGTTGGCAGGTACAACCGTACTCGTCGACATTCGGGATCGTGCGCAGTCGCGCCGGCCAGGATTTTCCAAGACTAGCTTAAGCGAAGCCCTCTCGGAAGCAGGCATCTTGTATGTGCATCTTCGCCAGCTAGGTGATCCGGCAGAAGGACGGGCTGCCGCCCGCAGTGGCCAGA
The nucleotide sequence above comes from Roseomonas aeriglobus. Encoded proteins:
- a CDS encoding GNAT family N-acetyltransferase, whose protein sequence is MPTGGGAYELTKMGVRADVRGSGAGAVLLDALIARARALPDLTMLYLLTNSACAAAIHLYERAGFVHDAEIRARYGATYARCDVAMRLSEG
- a CDS encoding VOC family protein; this encodes MDNSLSNVNVGAVPHLAHINLVVRDYDEALAFYVGKLGFNLVEDSAQPEQDKRWVVIRPPGAGPHATTILLARAATPEQARGSGIRQGRVAVFLATDDFDRDHARFTAAGVTWVRPPVDQPYGRVAVFADLYGNLWDLIGPAPGGASAG
- a CDS encoding type II toxin-antitoxin system Phd/YefM family antitoxin; translation: MHAVSYSEARENLKSMIDKVVADRAPLAITRPARTGGGSADFGERMGFD
- a CDS encoding type II toxin-antitoxin system Phd/YefM family antitoxin, with amino-acid sequence MLISASEWASIEETLYLLRSPKNAERLLESIRELEAGGGEEHELIRRERPVLVAILGRISRHAV
- a CDS encoding Txe/YoeB family addiction module toxin; translation: MNVRFSSRSWAEYLDMQSDAKLFAKINALIEECRRHPFKGTGKPEPLGGNLSGWWSRRISHEHRLVYRVAGSGVEQVLQVAQCRYHY
- a CDS encoding DUF488 domain-containing protein, which produces MLATIGYERSTLPDFIATLRLAGTTVLVDIRDRAQSRRPGFSKTSLSEALSEAGILYVHLRQLGDPAEGRAAARSGQRQLFQEIFGEVMKTDAQPMR